CGGTGCCAAGGCGGGCAATTAATAGGCCGATCAGGCTAAACGCGCTGACTTCTACAAAAAACATCATGCCAATGGGCAGGCCCAGCTTGATCAGCTGCTTTTGAGCGTGCCAATCGATGCGTTGCCATGCGCGAAATGGATGGGTGTTTTTATAAACGTGCGAATAACGAATCCACGCGGCTAATAACAAGAAATTAACCCATACGCAAAAGGCCGTTGCCCAGCCGCAACCCACGCCACCCATGGCTGGAAAGCCCCAGTGGCCGTAGATCAACACCCAGTTACAAGGGATATTAAGCAAGAGGCAAAAGATGGAAATCACCATCATGGGCTTGGTTTGATTTAGTGCGGCGCTATAGCAATATAAAACGCGGTAGCAGGCAAAAGCGGGTAAGCCCCAACTGACTGCTTTTAAAAACTCCCCAGCTTTATATGCAACAACAGGCTCAAGCCCTAGGTGATTAAAAATTGGCAGCAAAAAGCGGATTAATATCAGGCCGATGAGGGATAGCAGTAGGGCTTGTAATAAGGCTTGTTGAGTTAAATTGGGGATGGGCTTTAGATCGTTAGCACCAATTTTTTGCGCCACCAGCGGGCTAATCGCCAGTAAAAACCCCATCAGCGTCACCATCATGGTGACCCAGATTGAAGAGCCCACGGATACCGCCGCCAGATCGCCTGCCGAAACATGGCCAGCCATCACCGCATCAATAAAGGCCGTGCCAGAGGTGGCGAGTTGCCCAATAGCAATGGGCCATGCAAGGTGCCAAGTGGCGCGAATATCGGTGAGTCGGGAGGTCATAGTGATCTACATTTTTTTGTGTTTGCTTGGAGTAGATCAGTCTTTAAGGGCGTGGCTCATGATTAACTCCTCATTTTCAAAACATCGTCATTCCCGCGTGTTTTTGGCGGGAATCCAGCGGACGGGGTGTTTGATAAGTTCAACGAGAAGTTATTTTGAGCCATATCCTAAGCTGCTACTTATGCAAGCAAAATGGATTAATAGGTTCGTATTCGGCAAGTAAATCGGGATATCGTCGGCTAAACATCAGAGCATCTTGCAAATCCACATTCAAAATAACGACGCTGCCGTTGGCCAAATTTTCGGTACGAAAGCCTAAGCTAGTTGCTGCTGCAAAGGCCTTGGATAGTGCCAGTGGCGAGGTGTTGCGCTTGGCACTTAGGCGCAGCCAGCTTTGTTTTTTCCAACGCAGAGCGGGGTGAATTTCGCGAGCAACGTGAGTTAATTCTGGGGCTAGGCAGTCGTACATGGCAGCATTCCTAATTCACATAGTGGGAAGCTGGTCGCAAGGTTTTCTAAATTGGATGCGGCCAACGCTTTAGCGATATTTTCCCTAGGGCGCGCCTCGCAAGTTGTCGATTAATTGGCGCGTAAAACAAAAAACCCGCAAGCGCGGGTTAGGGCGCTTTAGCTGCATTTATAAAGCGCCCGCAAGCTGGCAAAATCAACTCGGCGCTGTGTGTTTCATTCTGGCGGCGAGTCTGCTTGCTGTCAAGCCGCTTTACTCAGGATTTTTTGAATCGATCATTAAGGTGATGGGCCCATCATTGATCAGCGCTACTTGCATATCGGCCCCAAAAACACCCGTTGGGACGGGTTTGCCAAGCAACTCGCTAAGCTTGAGCACCATGGTGTTAAAAAGCGGCTCAGAAACTTCGCCTTTGGCCGCCCTGCCCCAAGAGGGACGATTCCCTTTGCTATAAGAGCCAAATAGCGTGAATTGCGACACGGCTAAAATATCACCTTGGGTATCTAATACCGAGCGATTCATCCTTTGCTCATCGTCTTCAAAAATACGCAAATTGCATATTTTATTGGCGGCCCAGTTTAAATCGGTTTCTGTATCGTTATTTTCAATCGCAATCAAAACTAATAGGCCATGGGCAATTTGGCCAGAGATATTCTCTGCAACGCTAACTTTGGCTTGGCTAACTCTTTGAATTAATACGCGCATGCTGATTCTCTAAATATCACCAGCGATAGACTATTTTTTTGCTTAATTGTTCCGATTAAATAGGAATATATTAGTGTCTGTTGACGTTTCATTCGCGGCTGCGTTGGCTGCAGTTTTGCGAATGAAACGTCAACAGACCCTAAGTATGCAGTTAATTTTTACATTGGCTGCTGCGTGCAGAGCGAGCCGCTTCGGCAAAGCGTTGTGCTGAGCTGGCTTCCTCAGGATTGTGGATGTTAAGCAAATCATTTTTTAGTCTTGCGGACAATTGTGGGTGTAAGTGAGCCATTTTATCTAAATCAGTAAGGATGCTTTCAAGGAGTAGAGGTTGTTCTAATTTACCAAAGTAGCGGGCTAATCCAGACATTCTTGCCATTTGAATGCGGAATTTTAGATCGAATAAATCTTTACGCACCACACTAGGTGGTAACGCTGAGTTTGGGCTTAATAAAATTGTTTTTTCAATTTTTATGTTTGAAGCTGGGCGAAAAAAATTGCGGCCCCGTTTTTGTAGCTGTGGTGTTTTTTGGCTAAGCCGCTTGAATAGATTTATTAGCATGAGGTGCAATTGAATGAAAGTATTGTGTAATTATATACTGTTGTTTAATTGAGGAAAATATCTATTTACAAGTAAGAAACTGAAGCTCTGGCAAAGGGGCTAAATATTCAGTATTCTGAATCATTTTATCGCTAGGGATAAACCCATGAAAAAAGTAGGTCTGGTTGGTTGGCGCGGCATGGTGGGTTCTGTCCTCATGCAACGCATGCAGGAAGAAAAAGATTTTGATGTGATTGATCCGGTGTTTTTTACGACTTCGCAAGCTGGCCAAGCCGCTCCGAATTTTGGTAAAGATGCAGGCACACTTAAAAACGCTAACGATATCGCTGAGCTATCCGCGATGGACGTGATTATTTCTTGCCAAGGTGGCGATTACACCTCGGATATCTTCCCAAAACTGCGCGCTGCAGGCTGGAATGGTTATTGGATCGATGCGGCTTCTACCCTGCGTATGGAAGAAAACGCGGTGATCGTGCTCGATCCTGTAAACGACGATTTGATTCGTGCTTCCCTAGCTAAAGGCGTTAAAAACTATATCGGCGGCAACTGTACTAATTCCATCATGCTGATGGGGATGGGGGGCTTGTTTAAAGCAGGCTTGGTGGATTGGGTTAGCTCAATGACTTATCAAGCGGCATCCGGTGGCGGCGCAAATCATATGCGCGAGCTGATTAAGGGCATGGGCGTGGTTTATGGCTCGGTGGCCGATGAATTGGCAACGCCAGCGTCAGCGATTTTAGAAATCGATCGTAAGGTTGCAGAAACAATTCGCAGTGATGTGCCTACAGAATTTTTTGGCGCGCCATTGGCGGGCGGTTTGATCCCTTGGATCGATGCCCAGCTTGAAAATGGCCAGACTAAGGAAGAGTGGAAAGGCCAAGCTGAGGTAAACAAAATCCTTGGTAATGAAGCGCCAATTCCTGTTGATGGCCTCTGTGTGCGTATTGGCGCAATGCGCTGCCACAGCCTTGCCTTAACGATTAAGCTGAATAAAGACCTGCCGCTCGCCGAAATTGAAGCGCTGATTCAATCTGGTAATCAGTGGGTGAAGTGGGTGCCCAATGATCGTGCGGTAACAGTGCAAGAGCTGACCCCAGCGGCTATCACCGGCAAAATGGACATCGGTGTAGGCCGTGTGCGTAAGCTCAATATGGGCCCAGAATACATCAGCGCTTTTGTGATTGGCGATCAGTTGCTCTGGGGCGCTGCCGAGCCATTACGCCGTATGTTACGGATTTTGTTGGGGTAATTATTCGGTGGGTATTTTTCCCTGCTATCAAAACAGAGTGCTGCGGTGCTCTGTTTTTTTCATGTTTAGTAACTGATGTTACGAAGTACTTATCTTTTTAGTGCCTTCGGCACGTTGATTTAGGTGCGGGCGTCCCGCTGGACCTTCCTTTTTTGCGTCGCCAAGAAACGAAGCCAAGCGACAAACTTAAAAACACGAAATCCCCTCGCTGCGGACAGTGGCGTTGTGTCAACTCGCTTCGCTCAAACACGAATTGACGGCAGCCTCACCTCGCTTGCTCCTCGCTCGGCGTGTTTTCAGGGGAGGGTAAAAGCCCAGTGCAAAGAGCGTGGCGATTACGTTTCTTTGTTGTTTTTTATAATAAAAACAAAGTACATAGCGTGCATGGGATTACCCCGTTCTACATAAAGTGCTTTGCTGACTATTTTGCCTGTTATGGTGCGTGATAAAGAAATCTGCCCCTGTTACTTGTCAGAAGCTTGCATGATAATGGTTAGCTACCTGCATCTGGGAGTTTCTATGCTTACTGATTTAATTCTTCTGCTTCCGCTCGCGTTTACTGCCGGTTTAATCGACGCTGCCGTTGGTGGTGGTGGCCTTGTGATGATTCCGGGTTTGTTTGCGATCTTGCCGCGTGAAATTCCAGCTGCACTTTTTGGTACTAATAAATTAGCTTCGATGATGGGCACGGCTTCCGCTGCGGCGCGCTATGCACGGCGGGTTAAATTACCCTGGAATATCTTATTACCCACGGCCGGATCGGCTTTTGTTGGCTCTTATCTGGGCGCACGGTCTTTGCATTTGCTGCCATTGGAATGGGTACGTCCGTTGGTGATTGGCCTGCTGGCCATTATGCTGGTCTACACATGGCTGAAACCCTCATTTGGTCATGAAGATGCAGAGCGTGAGTTGACGCGCCGTGATCTCTATATCGGCCTATTGATTGGGTTGGTGATTGGTTTTTATGATGGCTTCTTTGGCCCCGGCACAGGCTCATTTTTGATTTTTCTATTTGTGCGCTTATTTCACTTTGATTTTTTGCGTGCTTCGGCATCGGCTAAAGTGGTGAATTTAGCTACCAATCTGGCTGCGCTGGCGTTCTTTATCCCAGCCCAAATGCTGATCTGGGGCTACGCCATACCGATGGGCCTCGCCAATATCGCAGGTGCGCAAGTGGGAAGCAAAATGGCTTTAAAAGGAGGCAACATCTGGGTACGGCGCTTATTTTTGATCTTGTCGGTTACGTTAATTTCTAAGCTGGTATGGGATACTTTCCGGCACTAAATAACTTATCAGAAAACAGTATAAGATCTAAACCCAAATCTTGAAACACGGAGGTGCACGGAGAAAAACTAAGTAGAATTTCTCCGTGTTCTCTGGCCCTCTGTAGTGCAAGATTTGGGTTTAGATATTTGTTTTGTAAGGGGCTAAAGATGAATTACTGGTTTATGAAATCAGAGCCGGATGATGTGTCGATTGATGATCTGGCGAAGCGCCAAGATCAGACGGTGGGCTGGTATGGTGTACGCAATTATCAGGCGCGAAATTTTATGCGCGATGAGATGCAGTTAGGGGATCGAGTATTTTTTTATCACTCCAGCTGTAAAGAGCCGGGTATTGCTGGCCTTGCCGAGGTTTGCAGCCATGCCTATCCAGACCCAACTCAGTTTGATGCTAATTCTGAGTATTTTGACAGCAAATCGACGCAAGAAGCTCCACGCTGGCTGCAGGTTGACGTGCGTTTTGTGCAAAAGACCCGCTTGCTAAGCTTGAGCGAGCTGCGAGGCTACCCAGAGCTGGCCGAAATGCTGCTGCTGAAAAAAGGCTCGCGTTTGTCGATCACCCCTGTATCTGCCATTGATGCTGCTTTTATTTTGGCAAAGCTATGCTGACCGCGATTTTGGCCTATCTAGGTGTTGGCTTGATTGCTGGATTTTTAGCGGGCCTGTTAGGGGTTGGGGGCGGTTTGGTGATTGTGCCTGCACTGCTGTATGTGTTTGCTCTGCTTGGCTTACCGCCAGAGCATCATCAGCATTTGGCTCTTGGCACCTCGATGGCGACGATTGTGTTTACCGGTATTGCCAGCCTGAAAGCGCATCACGGGCGTGGAGCGGTGCGCTGGCCGGTGGTAAAGACGATTACGCCTGGTATTTTGCTGGGTACTTTTGCTGGCGCACAGCTGGCGGCGTTTATACCTGGGCTAGGCTTGCAGTGGTTTTTTGTGGTGTTTGCTTATTTGGTGGCGGCGCAAATGTTGCTGGATTTCAAGCCTAAGCCATCCAGAGCATTACCAGCTATGGGCGGCATGAGCGCGGTAGGGACGACGATTGGTTTGGTTTCCAGCTGGGTAGGGATAGGTGGCGGGTCTTTATCGGTACCGTTTATGACGCTATGCAATGTGCCGGTGAAAGAAGCGATTGGCACATCGGCAGCGATTGGCTTGCCGATTGCGTTGGCTGGTGCGCTAGGTTATATCGTGAGTGGTTGGTCTGCTGGCGCTCTACCTCAAGGGGCGCTGGGCTTTGTTTACTTACCTGCGCTGGCTGGTATTGTGCTGGCGAGTTTTCCTATGGCAAAAGTAGGGGCAGCAGCAGCACACCGTCTGCCAGTGCCTGTGCTGAAAAAATGCTTTGCAGCTTTATTGATTGTGTTGGCAAGTAAGATGCTGTGGAGCTTGCTGAGTTTAAAAGGTCTCTAGCAGCCTGTCGGACTTAGCATCAGTCAGCTGCAAAATCACCTGATCGGCCTATATTTCACCAGATTTTTGACCAATAACTCGTTATTGGCGCTGCAAATCCGGCAAAATCTGGTCTCGATCATGCGATTTTTCGCTTCGACCGTCTAAGTCCGACAGGCTGCTAGCAATGGCCATGATGCAAGGTGGGCAATTTTTTATGCCCACGTGTCTGTCTCTTTGCCTGGGCACGATAAGGCATGCAGATTTTAGAACTTTTACCTCAAGCCCTAAATCACATAAAACAATATGCTGATAAATTGGCACAAACTGCCACCCAGCACAAATAAATGCCAGATGCCATGCCCGTGCGGAATGCGGGTATCGAGTACGTAAAAAACAATCCCCACCGTATAGATCACGCCACCGGCGGCCAGCCATGCCATCCCCGCTGCTGGTAAGGCTGCAGCTAAGGGTTTGATTGCAAACATAATCAACCAGCCCATTACCACGTAAATCACTAGGGATAATGCGCGGGTGCGTTTGCCTAGAATGTTTTCTTGCACAATACCAATAATCGCCAGTGCCCAGTTCACGCCAAATATCGTCCAGCCCAAAGGGCCGCGTAGGGTGACGAGTGCAAATGGCGTGTAGCTGCCTGCAATCAATAAATAAATGGCGCAGTGATCCAGCCGCTGGAAAACCGCCTTGGCCCTGCCTTTAAGCGAGTGATAGAGGGTGGATATCACATACAGCAGCACCAGCGTGCTGCCGTAAACGGCGACGCTGACTACTTTCCAAGGGTCGCCAGTTATGGCTGCAAAGGTGACGAGCAGAATCAGCCCGCTGATCGCGAGTGCCGCGCCGATTAGATGGCTCCAGCTATTGAAGCGCTCTCCCTGATACATATTTTTCCTTTAAGTGTTATAACCTGTGCATGAGGATAACGGCTCTGCAGGCGGAGTGTCTGGTATAAATGCCAGATGAATCATGCATGATTTTATTACCGCAATATGAAGTTTGGTGTTTATAAACAGCGGGATGCACTGTAAAAATTATTCTTTATAACAATTTTAAGGCGCTAATCTCTTGATTTTATGCTAGATTTGCCGCCCTTTCGGATCATGTGTATTCGCTTATTTATGTCTATGCCGTATTTTGTGAGTCTTCATTCTTTTAAAAAAATAAGTGCTCGGTTGGCTCTGCTTGTTGGGCCGCTTGCTGTGCTTTTGCTCGGGCGATATTTCGTGGATAGCCATTGGGGCCCACAGCGTATCTTGTTTTCTGTTTTGCTATTTGCGTTGTTAGCGCTGCCCTTGAATCGTTGGGCCGCTGCGGTAGCGGCCATTAGTTTTGAAGGCTTGTTGTGCCACGCTAGTTGGTTAAAAGAAGGCCAGACAGGCGAGCCACTGCTCGCTAGAGATTTATTTGAAGTGTCTCAAGGCGTATCACTGGCCAGTTATTTAAACTGGGAAATGATTGTTTTTGCGCTGTTGGCCATACTGGCCATTGGCCTTGGCGTTTGGAAAAGACCACGCTTTGCTTGGTGGCGTTTGGTGTTGGCCTTGCTGCTGCCTACGCTGTTATTGGTACGTATTTTTGATCACGGCATTTTAACTAAGACCATATCAAACAACCTAGCTGATCATTTTGATGCGCCTTACCTTTCGTATAATTTTATCCAAAATACCCGCCAAAATGGGCTTTTAGCCCATCTTTATCAGACGGCAGAAAGCGTCAAGCTGCCCGCAGCAGGGCCACACACTTTTTATCAGCTAGGCGCGCTTAAAACACAGGAAGTCATAGAACCAGACGTGGCCTTAATTCTGTGCGAGGCCTGTTTTACCAGCCTGAATGACGAGCGTTTTACCACCCCGATCGCCCGCTTAAAAGAAAAAGGTTTTAGCGCCAGTATGATGCTCAGCCCCGTATATGGTGGTGGCACGGCGGAGGCCGAGTTTGAAATGCTGACGGGTTTATCCTCGGCGGTTTTGCCAGGGATCGATTACCAAAATTACGCCAGTAGCTATCGCAGCAATGCAGCCACCTTGGTATCCAGATACAAAGATGCTGGATACCGAACGATAGGTATGCATAACTTCCATGGTAATTTCTGGAAGCGCCGGGATGTTTACCCAAGCTTTGGTTTTGATTCGACGCGTTTTGTAGAAGAAATGTCGTGGAAAACCAGAACTTGGCCGGACGATGGCCTTTTATACAATACGGCGCTAAAGGCCTATGCAGAAGGCCCTGCCAAAGGTAAAACAATGTTATCGCTGGTGACAGTGATGACGCACGGCAATTACACCGACAGAGATTTTGATGGTGGCCTTGCTGATTACAATCAGCGTTTGGACGCTGCCGTTACTTATCTAGAGAAGTTTGTAAAACAGCTGGAAGCGCAGGCAAAAAAACGCAAGCGCCCGCTTGTGATCGCCCTGATTGGTGATCACAAGCCTTCATTAACGGCCGCGTTTTACCGCAAAGGGGTGTTTGATGATACTTTTTTCCGGCAGAAAGGGGAGCGTAATGACAAATTTAGATTTGCCTACAATCTGACACCGGTACAGTGGCGAAAGCGTGCCGAAGTGCCGCTATTTATCAAGGCCAGCACGCCTGAGTTGGCAGCGAGCATGGCGAGTAATCTAGCCGATAAGCCGATGTTTTGTTTACCAGGTGAGCTGGCTCAGCTAGTGCCTGGGCAGGACCCATTCTGGGGGGCATTATCCAGCCTATGCAGCCGCGCCCCTGATACGCTTGTGCCAACGCACCAGCCAGCATGGCGCAAGGTCTTTGAACCGGCGTTGTTTGCAGAGCGATTGTTTTAATTACATATGCTCTTCACAAGCCGCCTCAACGCTAAGGAGGGCTTCAAAGTAGAGGGTGAAGTAGTGGTTGGCGTTAATCCCGCATTCGACCAAGAGTTTTCCATCTGGGCATTGCCCTGATTCGCTGGCGATGGCTAAATTGAGAAAAGGTGCATAGCGCCCCGTGCCTTGCAGTAAGGCGAGGCAAACAGCCTCTGGCAGTTTGAGTAGCCCAACAATTTGGGATAAAGGGCGGTGGATTAATTGCTCTAGCACTGAAAACAGGCCAAGTAGATATAAATGATCTTTTTCTTGCGGCCAGCGTTGGCTGCCTAAGCGCTCGGTGAGCTCGGCACGTAATAGCGCATGTTCTAGCAGGGAAGGATTGGGTTTTTCTTGGCCAGGCAAAGAAAATAGCAGTAAAGATAACCAGCGATAAAGCCGCTCCCGCCCTAATGACACTAAGGCTTGGTCTAGTGTATCAATTTTTTTATTTCTAGCTTCGGCGGCAGAATTGGCTTGTGCTAATACTCGGAAGGAGAGTAGTGGGTCGGTTTTAAGTGAAAGGGCAATCTCACTATTGCTGGCATCTTGGCGTAGTAAATTAAGTAAATCCATCACTCGTAAAAAACCTGCCTCAATCGGCCCTTCTTGCCAGGTATTTTGATGAAATAAGTGGCCTGCGGCATAGCTGATTTCTAATTGCTGGCAGAGTTGAAACTCATCGTGCCATGCTAGATCAAGCATCAACACCGGCTTATTTGGGCCCTGTGCTTTGATGCGGCGTACCAGCCTTTCTATATCAGGAGCAAGCTTGCCATTTACAGAAAAAGCGAGCCATTGCGCTTGGGCGATGATTTCGGATGACCAAGTTGCAGGCAGCTGTAGGGCGAGTCCTAGTCCTGATTTCTGAAGTTTTTGTAAGGTTGTTAAGCCTCCCTCGGGTAGGGCGGTGTTGGTATTAAGCAAGAGCATGCCGTTTTGTGTGGCAAATTGAGTGAGCTCAGGCTCAAGCAGGCTGCCCGCAGAAATTTCCAATAAGCGCAGGCGTTTTTTCCCCATAACCGTGCCTAGGCGTACTGCATGGCGTATCAATTCAGCCTCTTCGGCTAAAATTTGGGCAAGGCTTTCTTTATTTTTTTGCCGCCTACGCAGCAAGCTGCCAACAATTTCGCTGCTGTCATCAATAATATTGACGTACTGTAACTGCAGGGCAATAGAGGCTATTGCTGGAATTGGCTTGCTTGAAGGAGTGGGAGCTTGAGTCGGTTTGCTAAATAGCTTTCGTAAGAATTTAAGCATATTGGCTTAACACTATGCACGGGGATCACTAAGTTTAGCAGTCACGCCGTCTTTATACTGGCTTGCTATCGCAAAGACGGTTTGGCGTAACGAATCGCTGAAGTTTTTAGGCGGAATTTAATGCAAGGAGGGTGGGAGGAGCCGTCCCAGCATCGCTAGGGCGGCTAATACGGTTTATTTAGTCAGTTTATCCAGCGCTTCGCGGTATTTAGCGGCGGTTTTTTGCGCTACTTCTAAAGGCAGGGCAGGGGCTGGAGGGGTTTTGTCCCAGCCAGTGGTTTCTAGCCAGTCACGGACAAACTGCTTGTCGTAGCTTGGTGGATTGCTACCCGGCACATACTGGTCGGCAGGCCAGAAACGGCTGGAATCCGGCGTGAGTGCTTCGTCCATCAGGCAGAGTGTGCCATCGGTATCTAAGCCAAATTCAAACTTGGTATCGGCGATGATAATGCCGCGAGTGGCTGCGTAAACGCTAGCGGCTTTATAGAGTGCAATCGCGGTGTCGCGTACCTTTGCGGCCAGCTCCACACCAATCACTTCTTCGCAGCGCGCATAGCTGATATTTTCATCGTGATCGCCAAGCTCAGCCTTGGTCGATGGGGTAAAAATAGGCTCTGGCAGTTGATCTGCCTCACGTAAACCCGCTGGCAAAGCCATGCCGCAGATGGTGCCGTTTTGTTGATACTCTTTCCAGCCCGAGCCTGCGATATAGCCGCGCACAATCGCTTCTACGGCGACTGGTTTTAGGCGTTTTACCACCACGGCACGGCCTTCAACTTGTGGCAGATCTGCTGCGCTGACGACATCTTCTGCACGCTCGCCAGTGAAATGGCTAGGCACCACATCTTTTAGCTTATCAAACCAAAAGTTGGAAATAGCGGTGAGGATTTTGCCTTTTTCAGGAATCGGCTCGGCCAGAATCACGTCAAACGCTGAAAGGCGGTCGGTTGCGATCATCAGCATGCGCGCATCATCAATCGCGTAAAGATCGCGTACTTTGCCTGAGTAAATCTTAGTCAGGCTGGTCAAATTGGTC
This genomic interval from Iodobacter fluviatilis contains the following:
- a CDS encoding sulfite exporter TauE/SafE family protein, producing MLTDLILLLPLAFTAGLIDAAVGGGGLVMIPGLFAILPREIPAALFGTNKLASMMGTASAAARYARRVKLPWNILLPTAGSAFVGSYLGARSLHLLPLEWVRPLVIGLLAIMLVYTWLKPSFGHEDAERELTRRDLYIGLLIGLVIGFYDGFFGPGTGSFLIFLFVRLFHFDFLRASASAKVVNLATNLAALAFFIPAQMLIWGYAIPMGLANIAGAQVGSKMALKGGNIWVRRLFLILSVTLISKLVWDTFRH
- a CDS encoding MATE family efflux transporter codes for the protein MTSRLTDIRATWHLAWPIAIGQLATSGTAFIDAVMAGHVSAGDLAAVSVGSSIWVTMMVTLMGFLLAISPLVAQKIGANDLKPIPNLTQQALLQALLLSLIGLILIRFLLPIFNHLGLEPVVAYKAGEFLKAVSWGLPAFACYRVLYCYSAALNQTKPMMVISIFCLLLNIPCNWVLIYGHWGFPAMGGVGCGWATAFCVWVNFLLLAAWIRYSHVYKNTHPFRAWQRIDWHAQKQLIKLGLPIGMMFFVEVSAFSLIGLLIARLGTVTVAAHQITLNFSSLTFMIPMALGTALTVRVGHAIGAGDYKAARFIGQSGIRMGLCIALLTGTTMIFASRLIAGFYTSDTVVLMLASQLLVLAGFFQFSDATQVVVAGVLRGYKSTRGPMLIHLTAFWVIGIPLGYLLTFGTSTLPGHGVQGYWIALVAALTCAALSLMALFRRVSLKQLGI
- a CDS encoding EVE domain-containing protein — protein: MNYWFMKSEPDDVSIDDLAKRQDQTVGWYGVRNYQARNFMRDEMQLGDRVFFYHSSCKEPGIAGLAEVCSHAYPDPTQFDANSEYFDSKSTQEAPRWLQVDVRFVQKTRLLSLSELRGYPELAEMLLLKKGSRLSITPVSAIDAAFILAKLC
- a CDS encoding sulfite exporter TauE/SafE family protein, yielding MLTAILAYLGVGLIAGFLAGLLGVGGGLVIVPALLYVFALLGLPPEHHQHLALGTSMATIVFTGIASLKAHHGRGAVRWPVVKTITPGILLGTFAGAQLAAFIPGLGLQWFFVVFAYLVAAQMLLDFKPKPSRALPAMGGMSAVGTTIGLVSSWVGIGGGSLSVPFMTLCNVPVKEAIGTSAAIGLPIALAGALGYIVSGWSAGALPQGALGFVYLPALAGIVLASFPMAKVGAAAAHRLPVPVLKKCFAALLIVLASKMLWSLLSLKGL
- a CDS encoding phosphoribosylaminoimidazolesuccinocarboxamide synthase, producing MTGLTTTNLTSLTKIYSGKVRDLYAIDDARMLMIATDRLSAFDVILAEPIPEKGKILTAISNFWFDKLKDVVPSHFTGERAEDVVSAADLPQVEGRAVVVKRLKPVAVEAIVRGYIAGSGWKEYQQNGTICGMALPAGLREADQLPEPIFTPSTKAELGDHDENISYARCEEVIGVELAAKVRDTAIALYKAASVYAATRGIIIADTKFEFGLDTDGTLCLMDEALTPDSSRFWPADQYVPGSNPPSYDKQFVRDWLETTGWDKTPPAPALPLEVAQKTAAKYREALDKLTK
- a CDS encoding EAL and HDOD domain-containing protein, which codes for MLKFLRKLFSKPTQAPTPSSKPIPAIASIALQLQYVNIIDDSSEIVGSLLRRRQKNKESLAQILAEEAELIRHAVRLGTVMGKKRLRLLEISAGSLLEPELTQFATQNGMLLLNTNTALPEGGLTTLQKLQKSGLGLALQLPATWSSEIIAQAQWLAFSVNGKLAPDIERLVRRIKAQGPNKPVLMLDLAWHDEFQLCQQLEISYAAGHLFHQNTWQEGPIEAGFLRVMDLLNLLRQDASNSEIALSLKTDPLLSFRVLAQANSAAEARNKKIDTLDQALVSLGRERLYRWLSLLLFSLPGQEKPNPSLLEHALLRAELTERLGSQRWPQEKDHLYLLGLFSVLEQLIHRPLSQIVGLLKLPEAVCLALLQGTGRYAPFLNLAIASESGQCPDGKLLVECGINANHYFTLYFEALLSVEAACEEHM
- the trhA gene encoding PAQR family membrane homeostasis protein TrhA, giving the protein MYQGERFNSWSHLIGAALAISGLILLVTFAAITGDPWKVVSVAVYGSTLVLLYVISTLYHSLKGRAKAVFQRLDHCAIYLLIAGSYTPFALVTLRGPLGWTIFGVNWALAIIGIVQENILGKRTRALSLVIYVVMGWLIMFAIKPLAAALPAAGMAWLAAGGVIYTVGIVFYVLDTRIPHGHGIWHLFVLGGSLCQFISILFYVI
- a CDS encoding LTA synthase family protein; translation: MDSHWGPQRILFSVLLFALLALPLNRWAAAVAAISFEGLLCHASWLKEGQTGEPLLARDLFEVSQGVSLASYLNWEMIVFALLAILAIGLGVWKRPRFAWWRLVLALLLPTLLLVRIFDHGILTKTISNNLADHFDAPYLSYNFIQNTRQNGLLAHLYQTAESVKLPAAGPHTFYQLGALKTQEVIEPDVALILCEACFTSLNDERFTTPIARLKEKGFSASMMLSPVYGGGTAEAEFEMLTGLSSAVLPGIDYQNYASSYRSNAATLVSRYKDAGYRTIGMHNFHGNFWKRRDVYPSFGFDSTRFVEEMSWKTRTWPDDGLLYNTALKAYAEGPAKGKTMLSLVTVMTHGNYTDRDFDGGLADYNQRLDAAVTYLEKFVKQLEAQAKKRKRPLVIALIGDHKPSLTAAFYRKGVFDDTFFRQKGERNDKFRFAYNLTPVQWRKRAEVPLFIKASTPELAASMASNLADKPMFCLPGELAQLVPGQDPFWGALSSLCSRAPDTLVPTHQPAWRKVFEPALFAERLF
- the asd gene encoding aspartate-semialdehyde dehydrogenase, with amino-acid sequence MKKVGLVGWRGMVGSVLMQRMQEEKDFDVIDPVFFTTSQAGQAAPNFGKDAGTLKNANDIAELSAMDVIISCQGGDYTSDIFPKLRAAGWNGYWIDAASTLRMEENAVIVLDPVNDDLIRASLAKGVKNYIGGNCTNSIMLMGMGGLFKAGLVDWVSSMTYQAASGGGANHMRELIKGMGVVYGSVADELATPASAILEIDRKVAETIRSDVPTEFFGAPLAGGLIPWIDAQLENGQTKEEWKGQAEVNKILGNEAPIPVDGLCVRIGAMRCHSLALTIKLNKDLPLAEIEALIQSGNQWVKWVPNDRAVTVQELTPAAITGKMDIGVGRVRKLNMGPEYISAFVIGDQLLWGAAEPLRRMLRILLG
- the dtd gene encoding D-aminoacyl-tRNA deacylase — protein: MRVLIQRVSQAKVSVAENISGQIAHGLLVLIAIENNDTETDLNWAANKICNLRIFEDDEQRMNRSVLDTQGDILAVSQFTLFGSYSKGNRPSWGRAAKGEVSEPLFNTMVLKLSELLGKPVPTGVFGADMQVALINDGPITLMIDSKNPE